From the genome of Streptomyces sp. V2I9:
ACGGCTCCGGCTCGCCGAACCCGTCGAGGGACGGCGCGAGTTGGTGGACGGCATGTCCTCCTGGTGGTCGGCGGTGCACGGCTACAACCACCCGGTCCTCAACGAGGCCGCACGCGGCCAGCTGGACCGCATGAGCCATGTGATGTTCGGCGGGCTCACCCATGAGCCCGCCGTGCGGCTGGCGGCCCGGCTGGTGGAGATCACGCCCGGACCGCTCCAGCACGTCTTCCTCGCCGACTCGGGGTCCGTCTCCGTCGAGGTCGCGGTCAAGATGTGTCTGCAGTTCTGGCGTTCGGCCGGGCGTCCGGCCAAGCGGCGGCTGCTGACCTGGCGCGGGGGCTACCACGGGGACACCTGGCAGCCGATGTCGGTGTGCGACCCGGAGGGCGGGATGCACGAGCTGTGGTCGGGCTCCCTGCCCCGACAGGTCTTCGCGGACGCCCCGCCGGACGGCTTCGACGCGGAACCGGACCCCGCGTACGCGGCCCATCTGCGCGAGCTGATCGCCGCGCACGCCGAGGAGTTGGCGGCGGTCGTCGTGGAGCCGGTGGTGCAGGGAGCCGGGGGGATGCGGTTCCACTCCCCCGCCTATCTGCGGGTGCTGCGCGAGGCGTGCGACGAGCACGACGTACTGCTGGTGCTGGACGAGATCGCAACCGGTTTCGGCCGTACCGGCAAGCTGTTCGCCGCCGGGCACGCCGGGATCTCGCCCGACGTCATGTGTGTCGGCAAGGCGTTGACCGGCGGCTATCTCACGATGGCGGCGACCCTGTGCACGACACGGGTGGCCGAGGGCATCTCCGGTGGCGAGGTGCCGGTGCTGGCGCACGGCCCGACGTTCATGGGCAATCCGCTCGCCGCCTCGGTGGCCTCGGCCTCCGTGGACCTGCTCCTCGGACAGGACTGGGAGGGCGAGGTGGCCCGGATCGGCGCGGGCCTGCGCGCCGGTCTCACGCCCGCCGCGGAGATCGCCGGTGTGGTGGACGTACGCGTTCTGGGGGCGATCGGGGTCGTCCAGCTCGACCACGAGGTGGACATGGCGGCGGCCACCCGCGCGGCCGTGCGCGAGGGCGTGTGGCTGCGGCCGTTCCGCGATCTCCTCTACACGATGCCGCCGTACGTCACGGGCGACGAGGACGTCGCGCGGATCTGCCGGGCCGTGTGCGCCGCGGCACGGGAGGGCTGAAGCGATATGTCGACGATTCTGGTGGTGTCCGGTACGGGCACGGAGATCGGCAAGACGGTGGTGACCGCCGCTGTGGCGGCCGCCGCGCGGGGCCGCCGGGTCGCGGTGCTCAAGCCCGCGCAGACCGGGCTGGCCCCCGGTGAGCCGGGTGACGCGGCCGAGGTCGCGCGCCTGGCCGGGGCCGAGGTGACGGCGGTCGAACTGGCCCGCTTCCCGGAGCCGTTGGCCCCGGCCACCGCCGCCCGACGGGCCGGGCTGAAGCCCGTGCGGCCCATCGAGGTGGCCGAGGCGGCGCAGAAGCTGGCCACCGAGCACGATCTCGTGCTGGTGGAGGGTGCGGGCGGGCTGCTCGTACGGTTCGACGACGAGGGCGGCACGCTCGCGGACGCGGCCCGGCTGCTGTCCGCCCCCGTGCTGGTGGTGGCCCCCGCGGGCCTGGGCACGTTGAACGCCACCGCGCTGACGGCGGAGGCGTTGCGGAACCGGGGCCTGGACTGCCGGGGCGTGGTGATCGGCAGCATGCCGGCGGAGCCGGACCTCGCGGCCCGGTGCAACGTCGAGGACCTGCCGGCGGCGGCCGGCGCACCCCTGCTGGGCGCGGTGCCGGCCGGTGCGGGCGCGCTGCCGGCGGCGGAGTTCGCGGCGCGCGCGCCGGAGTGGCTCGCTCCGGCGCTGGGCGGGACCTGGGCCCCGGCCCGGTACTGAGCGCGCGGTTTCCGGACCGGTCCTTCGAGGGTCGGCGGCCGGCGGTCCGGGGGAGAACGGACGAGGAGCCGCACGTCCACTCCTCACGGAGGTCCGTCATGCACCTGCGCAGCGGGAAGCTCCCGCGGGACGCCGTGCACCACCCGGTCTTCGCCCGCTTCCACGCCCGGTTCGGCGTGACCGCCGACTCAAGGCCGGCGTCGCCGCGTACCGCGAGGAGCTGCTGTCGGGGCTCTCCGGCCGGGTCATCGAGATCGGGGCGGGGAACGGGCTGAACTTCGCCCACTACCCCGGCGCCGTCTCCGAGGTCGTGGCGCTGGAGCCGGAACACTCGCTGCGGCAGCTCGCCGTCCGCGCCGCGCTGCGCGCCGAAGTGCCGGTGGATGTGGTGCCGGGCGTGGCGGAGGCGATCCCGGTGAAGAGCGAGGGCTTCGACGCCGCCGTCGCGTGCCTGGTGCTGTGCACCGTACGGGATCGGCCCCGGACGCTCGCCGAGATCAGGCGCGTCCTGCGGCCGGGCGGCGAACTGCGTTTCCTCGAACACGGATCGGCTCCGGGCCGGATGGCGGTCATGGTGCGGCGGGCGGCCGACCGGACCCTGTGGCCGCTGCTCTTCGGCGGCTGCCACACGGCACGGGACCCGCCGGCCGCGATCGAGGCGGCGGGCTTCGAGCTGGGCACGTACCGCGGACTGCGGATTCCGGAGACAGGCCCGCGACTGCCGTCGCCGCCGTGCGTGCCGGGGGTGGCCCGGAAGCCGTTCACGGAGGGGTGAACCGCCGGCCGGGACCGGCACTCCCTCCGGCCGGGGGGCGCACCGCCGCGGGCCCCGGGGTTACGGGCCGTCGACGGCCGGGGTTTCGCGCTCTCTCAGACGCTCCACTGCCGCAGTTCGTCGGCGATGGCCCGGACGTCCGCCTTGCCCTGTTTGACCAACAGGGCGAGATCGCGGACCTGCTCGGGCGAGGTGATGACCTTGAGCCCGGAGGCGACCAGATAGCCGTACGCGACGGCCGAGGCGAACATCGCGTTGGAGTGTTCGAGGGCGGGCACATGCAGCAGCAACTGCAACAGGGCGGCCGCCCGTGCGTGCGGATCGGTGTAGACGGCGCTGCCGAAGATCTCCGCGTCGTGCCGTGCGACGGCGGCGACGAGCGCACCCCAGTCCACGACCTGCGGGTCACCGGGCGTCTTGTGCTCGGCCACCATCAGCAGCCAGGAAAGGTCGATCCGGAGGTTCAACGGGTGCCTTCGCGCTCCGGGCCGAACTCCTCGGCGAACACCGACTCGTACTGCTTCATGAAATCGGCCGCGGCCTCGACGAACGTATGGCCCACCTCGCCCGCGTCCTGCTTGACGAGTTCCTCTATGTAGCGGTTCACGCTCACCCCCCTCTGCAGCGCGCGCTGCCGCGCCGCCTCGGCGGTGGCCTCGTCCACTCGAACGTTCAGCTGAGTCTTCGGCACGCTCCCACGCTAGCGCGGGCGCGCTAGCACCGGCAAGGGGGCGGACCGGGGCGAAGACACGCGTTCGCCGGACGACGGACCGCCTTCTTGGCATGGTGGATGGCTGGAGCACCTAGTTCGTTCTTCTCCTACGGAGGCATCTCATGACCAGGCCGTTCCGCTTCGGCGTCAACCTGATGGCCCCCACCGACGGGGCCGGGTGGCGGGCCCGCTGCCGCCAGGCGGAGCAACTCGGCTACGACGTGATCCTGGTCCCGGACCACCTGGACATGCCTGCTCCCTTCCCTTCCCTGGTCGCCGCGGCCGAGGCCACGGAGCGGCCCCGCGTCGGCACCTTCGTCCTGAACGCGGGGTTCTGGAACCCGACCCTCCTCGCCCGCGAGACGGCCGGTACCGACGCGCTCGCCTCGGGCCGTCTGGAGCTGGGCATCGGGGCCGGATACGTCCGCGCGGAACACGAGCGGGCGGCCATCCCGTTCCTGACGCCCGGTGGGCGCGTGGACCATCTGCGCCGCACGGTGGAGGAGCTGGACCGGGCGCTGCGCGACGAGGCGTACCTGCCCGCGCCCGCGCAGCGGCCCCGCGTCCCGCTGCTCATCGGCGGCAACGGAGACCGGGTGCTGCGGCTGGCCGCCGAGTACGCGGACACCGTGGCCTTCACGGGGGCGGCGGGCAACAAGGACGGGACGCTCTCGGCCCTGACCGCGGACCAGCTCGAAGCGCGGGTCGACGCCTACCGGGGCTTCTCCGCACGGCGGGAGAGCCCGGCGGAGCTGAACCTGCTGCTCCAGCTGGTCGCGGTCACCGACGACCGGCGGTCCGCCGTCCGGCCGCTCCTGGAGCACATGCCCCACCTGAGCGAGGACGAGGTGCTGGAGCTGCCGATCGTCGCGGTCGGCAGCGCGCGCCGGATCGCCGACCAGCTGCGGGAGCAGCGCGAGCGGTTCGGGTTCTCGTACCTGACCGTCCTCGAACCGGCGATGGAGGCCTTCGCGCCGGTGCTGGAGGAACTGGCGGGCACCTGACGACACCGGATCCGGGTGCCGGGCGGCGTCGGTCCGGGGCCGGGCGGGTTTCCGGGGGGCCGGGCCCGGACCGGCTCCGGGTGGCCGCATCGTGAAATGCGGTCGAGGCCGTGCCGGGGCGGGTGGTGGGATGACCGCCATGAACGATCTTTCGACAACCGTACGGTCCGCGACCGCCGCCGACCTGGACAAGATCCTCGCGTTCTGGAAGGTGGCCGCCGAAGGCGTCAGCATCAGCGACGACGACGGCGGGATCGCCCGCTTGGTGGAGCGGGACCCGGAGGCGTTGATCCTCGCCGAGCGGGACGGGGAGCTGGTCGGGACGGTGATCGCGGGCTTCGACGGCTGGCGGTGCCACCTCTACCGGCTCGCCGTCCATCCCGGCCGGCGGCGTGAGGGTGTGGCCGGCGCCCTCCTGGCGGCGGCGGAGGAGCGGTTCACCGCGCTGGGCGGGCGGCGCGCGGACGCCATGGTCCTCGACCGCAACGCCCTGGCCCACCACGCCTGGCGCGCGGCGGGCTACGGGCCCGAGCCGCAGTGGAGCCGCTGGGTGAAGCCTCTGGCGGGCCCGTGACCGTTGCCCGGCCCGGACGCGGTAGGCCGGGGTTTCGCCGGGCAGACGCCTACGATGACATGCCCCTCCGTCGCTTCCCCCGCCGAAAGGTGTGAACGTCCGCCCATGGGCGAGCCTCCCAGCAGCCGATTCCCCCGATGCCGCCGACACCGCGCGGCCCCCGCGCCTCTGCCCGATCATGGGACGGAGGTGAACCGATGATCGAAGTCCTTCTGCTGTTCATCGCCCTGCTGCTCTGCCTCGCCTGCGGCGCGTTCGTCGCGGCGGAGTTCTCGCTGACCACGGTGGAGCGCAGCGAGCTCGAACGGGCCGTCGAGCGGGGGGACCGGGGCGCTTCGAGCGCGCTCAAGGCCGTCCGCGGCCTCACCTTCCAGCTCTCGGGGGCCCAGCTCGGCATCACCGTCACCAACCTGGTGATCGGCATGCTCTCCGAACCGTCCATCGCCGCACTCATCCGGGGTCCGGTCGAGGCGGCGGGGCTGCCTCCGGCGGCGGCGTCCACCCTGGCGCTCGTCATCGGTACGGCGCTGTCCACGGTGGTCCTGATGGTCGTCGGCGAGCTGGTCCCGAAGAACTGGGCGATCTCCTCCCAGCTGGCCGTGGCCAAGGCGGTGGCCACTCCGCAGCGGGTGTTCACCGCGGTGTTCCGGCCCTTCATCAGCCACCTCAACAACACCGCCAACCGGATCGTGCGCCGCTTCGGCCTGGAGCCGACCGAGGAGCTGGCCTCCGCCCGCAGCCCGCAGGAGCTGGTGGCGCTGGCCCGGCACTCGGCGAAGGAGGGGGCGCTGGAGGCGGACACGGCGGAGCTGTTCGTCCGCACCCTGAACCTCTCGGAGCTGACCGCGGAGAACGTGATGACCCCGCGCGTCCAGGTGACCGCGCTGGAGGTGCACGCGACGGCCGAGGACGTCGCCAACGCCACCCGCGCGACCGGTCTGTCCCGCTTCCCCGTCTACCGGGGCAGCCTGGACACGGTGGTCGGCGTGGCCCACATCAAGGACGTCCTGGCGATCCCCGCCGACCGCCGCCCCCGTACCCGCGTCTCGGAGCTGCTGCGTGAGCCCCTGCTCGTACCGGAGACGCTCACCGTGGACAAGCTGCTGGACCGGTTGTCCGGCAAGCTCGCCATGGCCGTGGTGATCGACGAGTACGGCGGTACGGCCGGGGTCGCGACGCTGGAGGACATCGTGGAGGAAGTCGTCGGCGAGGTCCGCGACGAGCACGATCCGCACGAGACGCCCGACCTCGCCGCCGCCGGTGAGGACGCCGACGGCCGCGCCCTGTGGTCGGCCGACGGGGCGGCGCGCACCGATCAGCTCCGCCGGATCGGACTGCGGGTGCCGGACGGGCCCTACGAGACCCTGGCGGGGCTCATCGCCGCCGAGCTGGGCCGGATCCCCACGGTGGACGACAGCATCGAGCTGGAGGGGTGGCGGATCGACGTGGTGGACGCGTCGGGACGCCGTGCCGCGCGGGCCATGCTGCACGCCCCGCTGCCGGGGTCCGAGGACGGAACGGAGGACGAGCGGTGATCGTTCTCCAGCTCTTCATCGGCCTGCTCACGCTGGTCGCCAATGCCTTCTTCGTCGGCGCCGAGTTCGCCCTGATCTCGGTGCGCCGCAGTCAGATCGAGCCGGAGGCCGAGGCCGGAAACCGGCGGGCCCGCAGTGTCATCTGGGGCCTGGAACACGTCTCCGCGCTCCTCGCCGCCGCCCAGCTCGGCATCACCCTCTGCACCCTGGTGCTGGGCATCGTCGCCGAACCGGCCATCGCGCACCTGCTGGAGCCGGTCTTCGACGCGGTCGGGGTGCCGCACGGGCTGGTGCACCCGCTGTCGTTCGTCATCGCGCTGAGCGTGGCGACCTATCTGCACATGCTGCTCGGCGAGATGGTCCCGAAGAACATCGCCCTGGCCGAACCGGCGCGTTCCGCTCTGCTGCTGGGACCGCCACTGGTGGCCATGGCCCGTGCCCTGCGGCCCGTGATCTTCACCATCAACGCGTTCGCCAACGCCCTGCTCAAGCTGTTGCGGGTGGAGACGAAGGACGAGGTCTCCGCGACGTTCTCCGACGACGAACTGGCCCGGATGGTGCAGGACGCCGGTGACGCGGGACTGGTGGACGACCGCTCGGCGCAACGGCTCCACCACGCTCTGGAGCTGGGCCGCCGTCCGGTACGGGACGTGGTCATGCCGGTCGACCGGGTGCTGTACGCCCGGGTCGGCACGACCCCGGAGGAACTGGAGCGGCTGTCGTCCGAGTCCGGCTTCTCCCGCTTCCCCGTCATGGACGGCGAGCAGCGCATCCTCGGCTACCTCCACGTGAAGGACGCCCTGGACGCGACGCCCCGCGACCTCCCCTTCCCGGTCTCGGCGATGCGGCCGATCGCGCGGGTACGGGCGGCGACCCCGCTGGACGACGTGCTGACCGCACTGCGCCGCAGCCGGACCCATCTGGCGGCCGTGCTCGACGAGGACGGGCGGCTGGCCGGCATGGTCACGATGGAGGACGTCCTCCGCGAACTCGTCGGGCGACCGGGATCCCGCTGACGCCGTCCCCCACCCTTTCGGCCCGCTCCGGCACGGGCGGGCCGAAAGGGTGCGCGATAGGATCGCCGGGCCATGGAATCGAATGCCTCCTACAGCAGTCTCGTCGCGGTCGGCGACTCGTTCACCGAGGGCATGTCGGACCTGCTGCCCGACGGCTCGTACCGGGGCTGGGCCGATGTTCTCGCCTCCCGGCTGGCGGCCCGCTCCCCCGGTTTCCGGTACGCGAATCTCGCCGTACGCGGAAAGCTCATCGGCCAGATCGTGGACGAGCAGGTGGAGCCGGCGGCCGCCCTCCGGCCCGATGTCGTCACGCTCGTCGGTGGGCTCAACGACACCCTGCGCCCGAAGTGCGACATGGGGATGGTCCGGGGGCGGCTGGAGGAGGCCGTGGAGCGTCTCGCACCCTCCTGCGAGCAGCTGGTGCTGATGCGCAGCCCCGGCCGCAGCGGGCCGGTGTTCGACCGGTTCCGTCCCCGGATCGAGGCGCTGTTCGCCCTGATCGACGATCTGGCCGGGCAGCACGGGGCCGTCGTGGTGGACCTCTACTCGGCGCCCTCGCTCGCCGACCCCCGGATGTGGGACGTCGACCGGCTGCACCTCACCGGCGAAGGGCACCGGCGCGTCGCCGAGGCCGTCTGGCAGGCCCTGGGGCTGCCCGCCGAGCTGGACTGGCGTGCGCGGATGCCCGCGACCGCGCCGCCGCGCTGGGCGGCCCGGCGCACCGAGGACATCCGCTTCGCGCGGCGGCACCTGGCCCCCTGGATCGGGCGGCGGCTCACCGGCCGTTCCTCCGGCGACGGACGCCGGGGCGCGCAGTTCGACGCCGCGACGGGCCGGGCCTTCTGGATCACCCCCGCGGACGCGGAGAATCCGGGTCCGGTGACGGGATGGCGGCGTGCCGTGACGCCCGACGCCGCGATGGGCACCGCGGAGACCGGCTGACGCGGGGGCACCGCGGCGACGGACTGGCCGAGGTGTGCAGGTCAGAGCTCGTCCCCGGCTCCTCGCCCGATGCCTTCGTAGCAAACCACGAACCGGGGTGCGGCGTCGGCCTGCACGAACCGCCAGTAGAATCCGTCTACGTGAACGCCGTGTCTGCGAAGCCTCGCATCCCCAATGTCCTGGCCGGCCGCTACGCCTCCGCGGAGCTGGCCGTCCTCTGGTCCCCCGAGCAGAAGGTGAAGCTGGAGCGTCAGCTGTGGCTGGCGGTGCTGCGCGCTCAGAAGGACCTCGGGATCGAGGTGCCCGACGGGGCGCCGGCCGACTACGAGCGCGTGCTCGACCAGGTGGACCTGGCCTCCATCGCCGAGCGCGAGAAGATCACCCGGCACGACGTGAAGGCCCGGATCGAGGAGTTCAACGCCCTCGCCGGCCATGAGCAGGTCCACAAGGGCATGACCTCACGGGACCTGACGGAGAACGTCGAGCAGCTGCAGATCCGCCTCTCGCTGGAGCTGATGCGCGACCGCACGGTCGCCGTGCTCGCCCGGCTCGGCAAGCTCGCCGCGGAGTACCGCGAGCTGGTGATCGCCGGACGCTCGCACAACGTCGCCGCGCAGGCCACGACGCTGGGCAAGCGGTTCGCGACCGCGGCCGACGAACTGCTGGTCGCCTACGGCCGCCTGGAGGACCTGCTCTCGCGCTACCCGCTGCGCGGGATCAAGGGCCCGGTCGGCACGGCGCAGGACATGCTGGACCTGCTGGGCGGCGACGCGGACAAGCTCGCCGACCTGGAGCAGCGCATCGCCGCCCACCTCGGCTTCTCCGAGGCCTTCACCTCGGTCGGCCAGGTCTACCCCCGGTCGCTCGACTACGACGTGGTCACCGCCCTGGTGCAGCTCGCCGCGGCTCCCTCCTCGGTGGCCAAGACCATCCGGCTGATGGCCGGCCACGAGCTGGTGACCGAGGGCTTCAAGCCCGGCCAGGTCGGCTCGTCCGCGATGCCGCACAAGATGAACACGCGCTCCTGCGAGCGGGTGAACGGCCTGATGGTGATCCTGCGCGGCTACGCCTCGATGACGGGCGAGCTGGCGGGCGACCAGTGGAACGAGGGCGACGTGTCCTGCTCCGTGGTCCGCCGGGTGGCGCTCCCGGACGCGTTCTTCGCCTTCGACGGCCTGCTGGAGACCTTCCTGACGGTGCTGGACGAGTTCGGCGCGTTCCCCGCCGTCGTGGCGCGCGAGCTGGACCGTTACCTCCCGTTCCTGGCGACCACCAAGGTCCTGATGGGCGCGGTGCGGGCCGGAGTGGGCCGCGAGGTCGCGCACGAGGCGATCAAGGAGAACGCGGTCGCCTCCGCCCTCGCGATGCGGGAGCAGGGCGCCGAGCGGAACGAGCTGCTGGACAGGCTCGCCGCGGACGAGCGGATTCCGCTGGACCGGGCGCAGTTGGACGAGCTGATGGCCGACAAGCTCTCGTTCACGGGTGCGGCCGGCGACCAGGTGACCTCGCTGATCGCCCGGATCGAGAAGATCGCCGAGCAGCACCCGGAGGCCGCGGGCTACGCTCCCGGCTCGATCCTCTGACCGGCACCGCCCGCGACGCCTGAGCCCCGAGGCAGCATGACGCCCGAAGAGCTGAGCGCCGCCCGCGGCCGCATCGTCCCCGATGTGGTCGCGGGCGGTCTGCGCGTGCTCTTCTGCGGCATCAACCCGAGCCTGACGACCGCCGTGACGGGCCATCACTTCGCCCACCCCGGAAACCGGTTCTGGCCGGTCCTGCACCGCTCGGGTTTCACGCCACGGCAGCTGCGGCCGTCGGAGCAGGCCGAGCTGCCCGGCCTCGGTATCGGCATCACCAACGTCGTGGCGCGGGCCACGGCCCGCGCCGACGAACTGGACGCGGAGGAGTTCCGCCAGGGTGGAGTCGCCCTGACGGCGAAGGTCGAACGGCTCGCGCCGCAGTGGCTCGCGGTGGTCGGCATCACCGCCTACCGCGCTGCGTTCGGAGAGCCACGGGCCCGGATCGGCCCCCGGGACCGCACGGTCGGCGGTGCCCGCGTGTGGGCGCTCCCCAACCCCAGCGGCCTCAACGCCCACTGGACGGTCGCGGCCATGGCCGAGGAGTACGGCCGCCTCCGGAACGCCGTACTCGACGACCCCGCGCCCGCCCCCTCCCCCGCCGGCCCGCGCACCGGCGACCCGGACCGCACCGGCTGAGCCCTTGGCCGGCCCCGTGCACCTCACCCGGTCGGGTCCGGGTGCTCCGAAGCGCCCCAGGTTGCGGCTCCATACCGGCTTTGATCGCTGGATCGCAGGGCACACGGCCAGCGAGTACGATCCGGCAGACATGCGCACGAGCTGGGAGGACATACCGTGGGTCGGCTGACCGGTGGGGACCCGTCCCTGTTGCGGCGGATCAATTCCGCGGTGGTGCTGCACGCTCTCCGGGAGGCCGGCGCGCCGACGCTGACGGACCTCACGCGGATCACCGGGCTGTCGCGGCCGACGGTCGAAGGGGTCATCGAGGGGTTGTTCGAAGCGGGTCTCGTGGTCGAGGCCGCGGCCGACGAGAGCGAGGCACGGCGTCAGGGACGCCCTGCCCGGAGGTTCCGCTTCCGGTCCGAGGCGGGGCATCTCCTCGGGGTGGAGATCGGCCCCCACCGGGTGTCGGCGCTCATCTCGGGGCTCGACGGGCGGATCGTCGGGGCCGCCTCCCGGCTGGTGTCGGAGACGGCGGGCGCGGACGACCGGCTCGACCAGGTACGGGCCGTCGTCGCGGACGTGCTGCGCCGCACCGGGGTGGCCCGGAGCAGTCTGCGCGCGGTCGGTGTCGGCAGCCCCGGCATCGTGGAGGCCGACGGCACCGTACGGCTGGGCACGGCGCTGCCGGACTGGACCGGCCTCGCGCTCGGGGAGCGGCTGCGCCGTTCGTTCCGCTGCCCCGTACTCGTGGAGAACGACGCCAACGCGGCCGCCGTGGCGGAGCACTGGAAGGGTGCGGCCACCGGGACCGACGACGTGGTCTTCGTGCTGGCGGGGCTGAGCCCCGGCGCGGGGTCCCTGATCGGCGGGCGGCTGCACCGGGGGTTCGGCGGGGCCGCCGGGGAGATCGGCGCTCTGCACCTGCTGGGCCGGGAGGTGACGCCGGAGCATCTGCTGTCGACGACGGACACACCGCTGCACCCGCTGGACGAGCAGGCCGTGGCCGCGGTGTTCGCCGAGGCCAAGCAGGGTGACGCGGGAGCCCGGGCGGCGGTCGACCGGTTCCTCCAGCGGCTGGTGCACGATGTGGCGGCGCTGGTGCTGGCGCTCGACCCGGAGCTGGTCGTGGTCGGCGGCTGGGCCGCCGGGCTGGACGGGGTGCTGGAGCCCCTCCGCAGGGAGCTGGCCCGCTACTGCCTGCGCCCGCCCCGCGTGACGCTGTCGCTGCTCGGGGAGGCCGCCGTGGCGACGGGTGCGCTGCGGCTCGCCCTCGACCACGTCGAGGAGGAACTGTTCGCCGTCGAGGGGGCCGTGACCGCCCGCCGTTGAGCGGCCGTACCCGGTCGAGCACGGGAGCCACGCGGGGCGGAACGCGCACGCCCACCGCTGTTCGACGGCCGGAGTCGTCGGTGGGCGGCGGGCGTGCGGGGCCGGGTGGGCCGGTGCGTCAGGAAGCCTGGCGCTCGGGCTGCTCGTCGTGGCTGATCTCCAGCGCGCCGGAGTCCCCGAAGGTGAGCCGGCAGGTGTCCGCGCGGTAGGTGGCGACGGAGACGGCCGCCGTCCCGTCCGCGGTGAGGTAGCGCGTGGTGACGACGAGGACGGGGGCGCCGGGGAGCCGGTCCAGCTCCTTGGCGTCGTCCGCCCGCGCGGAGCCGAGTTCCACGGAGCGGTCCTGGCCCCGCAGGCCGAGCCGGTGCAGCTCGCGCAGCACGCTCCGGGCCCGCACCGGGCCGGTCGGGGCCTCGATGGCGGAGAGGTCGGGCACGGAGGAGGCGGGGATGTAGAGCAGCTCCGCCGCGACCACCTGGCCCTGGGTCTCACGGATGCGGCGCACCACGTGCACCGGTTCGGCGGGGTCCGTCCCGAGCATCACCGCGACCGCCGCCGGGGCCTTGGCCATGGTGCTGTCGAC
Proteins encoded in this window:
- a CDS encoding GntR family transcriptional regulator, whose protein sequence is MGTTQLESVQEPKYWHLKTVLSEALDSDFAVGEILPNERDLAARFGVARATLRQALEQLELEGRLQRRRGVGTTVAPPRVGVAVSTAQREWVGGVGGEAWQPVDSTMAKAPAAVAVMLGTDPAEPVHVVRRIRETQGQVVAAELLYIPASSVPDLSAIEAPTGPVRARSVLRELHRLGLRGQDRSVELGSARADDAKELDRLPGAPVLVVTTRYLTADGTAAVSVATYRADTCRLTFGDSGALEISHDEQPERQAS
- a CDS encoding ROK family transcriptional regulator produces the protein MGRLTGGDPSLLRRINSAVVLHALREAGAPTLTDLTRITGLSRPTVEGVIEGLFEAGLVVEAAADESEARRQGRPARRFRFRSEAGHLLGVEIGPHRVSALISGLDGRIVGAASRLVSETAGADDRLDQVRAVVADVLRRTGVARSSLRAVGVGSPGIVEADGTVRLGTALPDWTGLALGERLRRSFRCPVLVENDANAAAVAEHWKGAATGTDDVVFVLAGLSPGAGSLIGGRLHRGFGGAAGEIGALHLLGREVTPEHLLSTTDTPLHPLDEQAVAAVFAEAKQGDAGARAAVDRFLQRLVHDVAALVLALDPELVVVGGWAAGLDGVLEPLRRELARYCLRPPRVTLSLLGEAAVATGALRLALDHVEEELFAVEGAVTARR
- the mug gene encoding G/U mismatch-specific DNA glycosylase codes for the protein MTPEELSAARGRIVPDVVAGGLRVLFCGINPSLTTAVTGHHFAHPGNRFWPVLHRSGFTPRQLRPSEQAELPGLGIGITNVVARATARADELDAEEFRQGGVALTAKVERLAPQWLAVVGITAYRAAFGEPRARIGPRDRTVGGARVWALPNPSGLNAHWTVAAMAEEYGRLRNAVLDDPAPAPSPAGPRTGDPDRTG